A stretch of Porites lutea chromosome 5, jaPorLute2.1, whole genome shotgun sequence DNA encodes these proteins:
- the LOC140938909 gene encoding uncharacterized protein, with protein MKELGDRSEEGLAYCLLGSAYWSMGDFRTAIDCHERHLQITKELGDRSGESVAYIDLARVHESLEDFKTAVCYHERYLKIAKELGDRSGERDAYSSLGDAHRGLGSFKTAIDFYERHLNIAKELGDKSEEGTAYGNLGDAHHSLRDFETAINYFDRHLKIAKELGDRLREREAYGNLGNTYRTLGDYKTAISYLEHYLNISKELGDRSGEGGAYSNLGCAHHLLGDFKTALDYHERDLKIATEMGDRSAEGLAYCNLGCNHQSLGDFKTAIDYHQSHLKIAKELGDRCGKGTAYGNLGIIYRSLGDFKTAIDYHERQLKIAKELGDKSGEGFAYSNLGSDHDRLGDFGAAIDYHKSHLKIAKKLGDSSGKEKAYGNLGSAHQSLGDLEKAIHYYELSLKVAKELGDRSVEGKAYGSLGNAHRELQDFETAIDYDKRSLKVFKELGDISGEGMAYHNLGATYSHLGDFERAIDYLERDLKISKELGDKLGEGTTYTSLGTCFKYKGQVPVAIGYYQLSISSFKKVRDRLPLNNEWKINLRDQYQTAYTALWRLLLAEGKIIEALISADRGRAQGLKDLMALNYGLEVKDAESDEGDMITFFELSSHFPTNTIFMALGENELIFWVCQEGTALELRINPVDSKGEISSFFESLVELVCQEIGARDYVECEDRSLKLLNDKRHERLAVQRSTLDGSQFQNLHNSLNTLSDVIIDPIQDLFLGSEILFVPEGPLCLAPFAALKGPNSKYLSESFRIRIAPSLTSLKIIADCPVDYHVTSGALLVGDPWVQDVTKLPRLPHAREEVEMIGRILGCTPLIGRQATKDEVLRRLGSVALVHIAAHGSMKAGEIALAPNNGEKDFMLTLKDVLRVQMRARLVVLSCCHSAQGEIKAEGVVGIARAFLGAGARSVLVSLWAVDDKATLEFMKHFYQHLVKGKSAGEALHQAMSCMRESEEFGAVKYWAPFVLIGDDVTLEFALCE; from the coding sequence ATGAAAGAATTGGGTGACAGATCGGAAGAAGGATTGGCGTATTGCCTTCTTGGCAGTGCTTATTGGAGTATGGGAGATTTTAGAACAGCCATAGACTGCCATGAACGTCACttacaaattacaaaagaaTTGGGTGACAGATCAGGAGAGTCAGTGGCGTATATCGATCTTGCCAGAGTCCATGAAAGTCTGGAAGATTTTAAAACAGCCGTTTGCTACCACGAACGTTAtcttaaaattgcaaaagaattGGGTGACAGATCAGGAGAAAGAGATGCGTATAGCTCTCTTGGTGACGCCCATCGCGGTCTGGGAAGTTTTAAAACAGCCATAGACTTCTATGAACGTCATCTTAACATTGCGAAAGAATTGGGTGACAAATCGGAAGAAGGAACTGCTTATGGCAATCTTGGTGACGCCCATCACAGTCTGAGAGATTTTGAAACGGCTATAAACTACTTTGACCGCCatctaaaaattgcaaaagaacTGGGTGACAGACTGAGAGAAAGAGAGGCGTATGGCAATCTTGGCAACACCTATCGTACTCTGGGAGATTATAAAACAGCCATAAGCTACCTTGAACATTATCTAAACATTTCAAAAGAACTGGGTGACAGATCGGGAGAAGGAGGTGCGTATAGCAATCTTGGCTGTGCCCATCATCTTCTGGGAGATTTTAAAACAGCCCTAGACTACCATGAACGTGATCTAAAAATTGCGACAGAAATGGGTGACAGATCGGCAGAAGGACTGGCGTATTGCAACCTTGGCTGCAACCATCAAAGTCTGGGAGATTTTAAAACGGCCATAGACTACCATCAAAGTCatctaaaaattgcaaaagaattGGGTGACAGATGCGGAAAAGGAACGGCGTATGGTAATCTTGGCATCATCTATCGCAGTCTCGGAGATTTTAAAACAGCCATTGACTACCATGAACGTCAACTAAAAATTGCGAAAGAATTGGGTGACAAATCAGGGGAAGGTTTTGCGTATAGCAATCTTGGCAGTGACCATGACAGACTGGGAGATTTTGGAGCAGCCATAGACTACCATAAATCTCATctaaaaattgcgaaaaaactGGGTGACAGTTCGGGGAAAGAAAAAGcgtatggcaatctcggcagtGCCCATCAAAGTCTGGGAGATTTAGAGAAAGCAATACACTATTATGAACTTAGTCTAAAAGTTGCGAAAGAATTGGGTGACAGATCAGTCGAGGGAAAGGCGTATGGCAGTCTTGGCAACGCCCATCGCGAGCTGCAAGATTTTGAAACAGCCATAGACTACGACAAACGTTCCCTAAAAGTTTTCAAAGAATTGGGTGACATATCGGGAGAAGGAATGGCGTATCATAATCTTGGCGCCACATATAGCCATCTGGGAGATTTTGAAAGAGCCATAGACTACCTTGAACGTgacttgaaaatttcaaaagaattggGTGACAAATTGGGAGAGGGAACAACGTACACAAGTCTTGGTACTTGTTTTAAATATAAAGGCCAAGTTCCAGTGGCTATTGGATATTACCAACTAAGTATTAGTTCGTTCAAGAAAGTCAGAGATCGTCTTCCGTTGAACAACGAGTGGAAAATAAACTTACGGGATCAATACCAGACAGCATACACTGCACTTTGGCGCTTGTTGTTAGCAGAAGGCAAGATTATAGAAGCTTTGATTTCTGCCGATCGTGGACGAGCACAGGGTCTTAAGGACCTTATGGCATTAAATTATGGATTAGAGGTGAAAGACGCTGAGTCAGATGAAGGAGACATGATAACCTTTTTTGAACTGTCCAGTCACTTTCCCACGAATACGATATTTATGGCGCTTGGAGAGAACGAATTAATTTTCTGGGTTTGTCAGGAAGGAACGGCCCTTGAATTAAGAATAAACCCAGTAGATTCAAAGGGGGAAATTAGCTCCTTCTTTGAGTCTCTTGTGGAGCTTGTTTGTCAGGAAATTGGTGCAAGAGATTATGTGGAGTGTGAAGATCGCTCACTTAAATTGCTGAATGACAAAAGACATGAAAGACTAGCAGTTCAAAGATCAACTCTTGATGGCAGTCAATTCCAGAACTTACACAATTCTTTGAATACTTTGTCCGACGTAATCATTGATCCTATTCAAGATCTTTTTTTGGGAAGTGAAATCCTATTCGTCCCCGAAGGTCCACTCTGTTTGGCTCCTTTTGCCGCATTGAAGGGTCCAAACTCCAAATACCTCAGTGAATCATTCAGAATTCGCATAGCTCCATCTCTTACCAGCTTGAAAATAATTGCCGATTGCCCGGTAGATTACCACGTCACGTCTGGCGCGCTTCTTGTGGGTGACCCGTGGGTGCAAGATGTGACAAAACTACCAAGATTGCCACATGCCAGAGAGGAGGTAGAGATGATTGGTAGAATTCTTGGCTGTACACCTCTTATTGGAAGACAAGCCACAAAGGATGAGGTATTAAGACGACTCGGTTCGGTTGCTTTGGTGCACATTGCTGCACATGGCAGCATGAAAGCAGGCGAAATTGCCTTGGCACCAAATAATGGTGAGAAGGATTTCATGTTGACCTTGAAGGACGTACTGCGTGTTCAAATGCGAGCAAGACTGGTTGTACTCAGTTGTTGTCATAGTGCTCAAGGAGAGATCAAAGCAGAAGGTGTAGTAGGCATAGCAAGGGCATTTTTGGGAGCCGGTGCTCGCTCTGTTCTCGTGTCTTTGTGGGCAGTTGACGATAAGGCCACTCTTGAGTTCATGAAACATTTCTATCAGCATCTTGTAAAAGGGAAGAGTGCGGGTGAAGCCTTACATCAAGCAATGAGCTGCATGAGAGAATCTGAGGAGTTTGGCGCAGTCAAGTACTGGGCACCGTTTGTGCTCATTGGTGATGACGTCACATTAGAGTTCGCTTTATGTgaataa
- the LOC140938911 gene encoding tetratricopeptide repeat protein 4-like, with protein MERGPGSGDVTSADDETLLFDDDTLKAIAEVYNNEGYDEYNKQNFSSAINFYTEGIKVNCKDKELNAKLYSNRATAHLDLGNYTEALNDSKIAIDLLPYFFKACVPGASACIRLKKFKEAIRWCHKGLVVSFTGVNKEISI; from the exons ATGGAGAGAGGTCCGGGatcaggtgacgtcacatcagCAGATGATGAAACACTCCTGTTTGACGATGACACTTTAAAGG CAATTGCAGAGGTTTACAACAATGAGGGTTACGATGAGTACAACAAACAGAATTTCAGCAGCGCCATAAACTTCTACACAGAAGGAATTAAAGTGAACTGCAAGGATAAAGAACTGAACGCCAAACTGTACAGCAACAGGGCAACAGCACATTTAGATTTGG GGAACTACACTGAAGCTCTAAATGATTCAAAAATTGCCATCGACTTACtaccatatttttttaaagcttgtgTGCCAG gTGCAAGTGCCTGTATTCGTTTGAAAAAGTTCAAAGAAGCTATCAGATGGTGTCATAAAGGATTAGTAGTATCTTTTACTGGagttaataaagaaatttccatttag